From Chloroflexota bacterium, the proteins below share one genomic window:
- a CDS encoding carboxymuconolactone decarboxylase family protein, which produces MSDEQERYERGRAVILDIWGEDEGSAILGRWHDLSPDLERQIVEYMFGDRWALATPDRKTRSIVHVATLTALHRPTQLRVHLRGALKNGATEREIVETILQVGLLAGFPTSWDALAVCNEVFAEWRREMQADGASRSW; this is translated from the coding sequence ATGAGCGACGAGCAGGAGCGGTACGAGCGCGGCCGGGCCGTGATTCTGGACATCTGGGGCGAGGACGAGGGCAGCGCCATCCTCGGGCGCTGGCACGATCTCTCGCCGGACCTCGAACGGCAGATCGTGGAGTACATGTTCGGGGATCGCTGGGCGCTGGCGACCCCGGACCGCAAGACGCGCAGCATCGTGCACGTCGCGACGCTCACCGCGCTGCACCGCCCGACCCAGCTTCGGGTCCACCTGCGCGGCGCGCTCAAGAACGGCGCGACCGAGCGCGAGATCGTGGAGACGATCCTCCAGGTCGGGCTGCTGGCCGGCTTCCCGACCTCGTGGGACGCACTGGCGGTCTGCAACGAGGTGTTCGCGGAGTGGCGGCGCGAGATGCAAGCGGACGGCGCCTCGCGAAGCTGGTAA
- a CDS encoding cupin domain-containing protein, whose amino-acid sequence MTALGPGEFLAPDGITIRPIRGADSELTSVVVGIIPPRERDYSVHLHYGLEQVTYVVAGRVTVLQRTTGDAQHVERELGPGEAIVTPPASTLSFRNDGDAPAEVLFICIPPYPPTNADTELLSGGHRPLTMQELRTSIERLRRAHEYLGAQIDARLRAMRWLVQVDESDKHRG is encoded by the coding sequence GTGACGGCGTTGGGGCCAGGGGAGTTTCTCGCACCGGATGGCATCACTATCCGGCCGATCCGGGGCGCCGACTCGGAGCTGACCAGCGTGGTCGTCGGGATCATCCCGCCGCGCGAACGTGACTACTCGGTCCACCTCCACTACGGACTGGAGCAGGTCACCTACGTTGTGGCCGGGCGCGTGACGGTGCTGCAGCGCACGACGGGGGATGCTCAGCACGTCGAGCGCGAGCTTGGCCCCGGCGAGGCTATCGTGACGCCGCCCGCCTCGACCCTGTCGTTTCGCAATGACGGGGACGCGCCGGCCGAGGTACTGTTCATCTGCATCCCGCCGTATCCGCCCACCAACGCCGACACCGAGCTGCTGAGCGGCGGCCACAGACCGCTGACGATGCAGGAGTTGCGAACGTCCATTGAGCGGCTGCGGCGCGCCCACGAGTATCTTGGCGCGCAGATCGATGCTCGCCTGCGCGCGATGCGCTGGCTGGTGCAGGTGGACGAGTCAGACAAGCATCGCGGCTGA
- a CDS encoding DUF4352 domain-containing protein has translation MPQFLRFGCAGIAVIIIAALTSVGLYAVLTGGSPFAASAPKPIAGGAQVLVTIQAGQPTPTPLSAATPTATQAATAIVTAPASILTAPVAAAAAAPASGPTPAPSVAPATPVASPPPAGASPAPGGPSRADPSRLSVHEGLSAEVIEVERSWQATDATGAPIRLRDGFELVTVHVRFTNTSAEARYVAEGDLVLVADDGARFAPRSSLPVREPRLLTVPLLAGDTTRGWVTYETPQGQPTRRLQWSPTRPDRPRAEATFNLSLPR, from the coding sequence GTGCCGCAGTTCCTGCGATTCGGATGCGCCGGAATCGCCGTCATCATCATTGCAGCGCTCACGTCGGTCGGGCTGTACGCGGTCCTGACCGGGGGTTCGCCGTTCGCTGCGTCCGCGCCGAAGCCGATCGCCGGCGGCGCGCAGGTGCTGGTGACCATCCAGGCCGGCCAGCCAACGCCGACGCCGCTGTCGGCGGCCACGCCCACGGCCACCCAGGCCGCGACGGCCATCGTGACTGCGCCAGCCAGCATACTCACGGCGCCAGTCGCCGCGGCAGCAGCCGCCCCCGCCAGCGGACCGACGCCCGCGCCGTCCGTGGCGCCGGCCACGCCGGTCGCCTCACCACCGCCGGCTGGGGCCAGCCCGGCCCCGGGCGGCCCCAGCCGTGCCGACCCCAGCCGACTGTCTGTCCACGAAGGGCTGAGCGCCGAGGTGATCGAGGTCGAGCGTAGCTGGCAGGCCACCGACGCCACCGGTGCGCCGATCCGCCTGCGCGACGGATTCGAGCTGGTGACCGTCCACGTGCGGTTCACCAACACGTCCGCTGAGGCCCGCTACGTTGCGGAAGGCGATCTGGTGCTGGTGGCCGACGACGGCGCCCGGTTCGCGCCACGGTCGTCGTTGCCCGTGCGCGAGCCACGGTTGCTGACGGTTCCGCTGCTGGCCGGCGACACCACGCGCGGCTGGGTCACCTACGAGACACCGCAGGGGCAGCCGACGCGCCGCCTCCAGTGGAGTCCGACCCGCCCGGACCGCCCCCGCGCCGAAGCGACGTTCAACCTGTCGCTCCCGCGCTAA
- a CDS encoding MFS transporter, with the protein MYEGWKRNLYVVWFATFASLTGGSLVQPFLPLFINRDLGISDPGTAAIWFGLAVSGGGVAQAVMAPIWGILADRHGRKAMLVRAQFAIGAANAMLAAVASPWQLVTLRVVQGTFSGVVGASRALVAGSVPRDKVPYAMGVIQSAIFMGQTLGPTIGGILGSTIGFRASFFTTAAINIVAGTLAYFYVKDIARGDGGGKRAAQKVSLQDLLRSRPLTLLVIVFFLTSVGNMLSRPLLPLLLLEIDPLHDVAFTSGLAFSVLGISGTIASVASSRGTSRIGLRTLVVVSALFSGASTYFVGQASSPEMVLAGLFVGGLAQGTLASSSTALISLFAPASRQGTAFGILTSAQSLAMGAGPLSGGLIANAFGLRTPFATSGVIMLAGVLLVLFVPAPPTFTDSEADAEAVSS; encoded by the coding sequence ATGTACGAAGGGTGGAAGCGCAACCTCTACGTCGTCTGGTTTGCAACGTTTGCGAGCCTGACAGGCGGCAGCCTCGTCCAGCCGTTCCTGCCGCTGTTCATCAACCGCGACCTCGGGATCTCCGATCCTGGAACGGCGGCGATCTGGTTCGGGCTGGCCGTCAGCGGCGGCGGCGTGGCCCAGGCCGTGATGGCTCCGATCTGGGGCATCCTGGCGGACCGCCACGGGCGCAAAGCGATGCTGGTGCGGGCGCAGTTCGCCATCGGCGCGGCCAACGCGATGCTCGCGGCCGTTGCCTCGCCCTGGCAGCTGGTGACGCTTCGCGTCGTCCAGGGCACGTTCTCGGGCGTCGTTGGGGCATCGCGCGCGCTGGTGGCCGGCAGCGTCCCCCGCGACAAAGTCCCCTACGCGATGGGTGTGATCCAGTCGGCGATCTTCATGGGCCAGACGCTCGGGCCGACCATCGGCGGCATCCTCGGCAGCACCATCGGCTTCCGGGCGTCGTTCTTCACGACCGCCGCCATCAACATCGTCGCGGGCACCCTGGCGTACTTCTACGTCAAGGACATCGCGCGGGGTGACGGCGGCGGCAAGCGCGCCGCCCAGAAGGTCAGTCTTCAGGACCTGCTGCGCTCCCGGCCGCTGACGCTGCTGGTGATCGTGTTCTTTCTGACCAGCGTCGGCAACATGCTCTCGCGGCCGTTGCTGCCGCTGCTGCTGCTGGAGATCGATCCGCTGCACGACGTCGCGTTCACGTCGGGTCTGGCGTTCTCGGTGCTCGGCATCTCCGGCACCATCGCCTCGGTGGCCTCGTCACGGGGGACCAGCCGGATCGGGCTGCGGACACTGGTGGTCGTCTCGGCGCTGTTCTCCGGCGCGTCGACATACTTCGTCGGGCAGGCGTCGTCGCCCGAGATGGTGCTCGCCGGCCTGTTCGTCGGCGGCCTGGCGCAGGGCACCCTCGCCTCGTCCTCGACGGCCCTGATCAGCCTGTTCGCACCGGCCAGCAGACAGGGTACCGCCTTCGGGATCCTGACCTCGGCACAATCCCTGGCGATGGGAGCTGGCCCACTCTCGGGCGGCCTGATCGCCAACGCCTTCGGCCTGCGGACGCCGTTCGCAACGTCCGGCGTGATCATGCTGGCGGGCGTGCTGCTGGTGCTGTTCGTGCCAGCCCCGCCGACGTTCACGGACAGCGAAGCCGACGCGGAGGCCGTATCCTCATGA
- the polX gene encoding DNA polymerase/3'-5' exonuclease PolX, whose protein sequence is MSQPPRSRNADVARLLEEIGDLLEIKGEQSFRVNAYRSAGRRIEGLRESIESIHAEGKLRSIQGVGPALAQKIGEFLDTGKLGYIEKLRADVPSGVATLLTVPGLGPRTARLIYDNVGVQSLAELETAAREGKLRDVAGLGARTEERILAELERLKQRSGRHQIGLTLEIGTELTAQLLECPAVSQASVVGSVRRMADTIGNVNLLVASARPDDVRTFVHGLGQVREVVEGGPWCAEIEVRRGVRVDVRVVEPAAYGAALLWHTGSPAHVRRLQALAVERGWRLDERGLDTGPYPTNLRGASEDAIYEALGLQPIPPELREDRGEIELAQRRSLPRLIELADLRGDLHVHSDWSDGGATIEAMALAARALGHEYIALTDHSKSLGVARGLTEERVAEQRTVLDALNQQLAPFRIFHGTEMDIKRDGALDYEDATLAIFDYVSASIHSAMNQDRDVMTARIQQAIRNPWVVTLNHPHGRLVGSREPYAVDMDAVIATAVEQGTALEINSQPERMDLDGASAHRAKLAGARFTISTDAHAVRQLQMGTFGIGTARRAWLGPDDVLNTMSRDRFAAYLAERRARAQRVG, encoded by the coding sequence ATGAGCCAGCCACCGCGCAGCCGCAACGCCGATGTCGCCCGACTGCTCGAAGAGATCGGCGATCTGCTCGAGATCAAGGGCGAGCAGAGTTTCCGCGTCAACGCCTACCGCTCGGCCGGACGGCGCATCGAGGGGCTGCGCGAGTCTATCGAATCGATTCATGCCGAGGGCAAGCTGCGTTCGATTCAGGGCGTCGGCCCGGCCCTGGCCCAGAAGATCGGCGAGTTCCTGGATACCGGCAAGCTCGGCTACATCGAGAAGCTGCGGGCGGATGTCCCGTCAGGCGTGGCGACGCTTCTGACGGTGCCGGGACTCGGGCCGCGCACGGCGCGCTTGATCTATGACAACGTCGGCGTGCAGAGCCTGGCCGAGCTTGAGACCGCCGCCCGCGAGGGCAAGCTGCGCGATGTCGCGGGTCTGGGCGCACGCACCGAGGAGCGGATCCTCGCCGAGCTGGAGCGGCTGAAGCAGCGCTCCGGCCGCCACCAGATCGGGCTGACGCTGGAGATCGGCACGGAGCTGACGGCCCAGTTGCTGGAGTGCCCGGCCGTGTCGCAGGCATCCGTGGTCGGCAGCGTGCGGCGCATGGCGGACACCATCGGCAACGTCAACCTGCTGGTCGCCTCGGCGCGCCCGGACGACGTGCGGACCTTCGTGCACGGACTGGGGCAGGTGCGGGAGGTGGTCGAAGGCGGCCCCTGGTGCGCCGAGATCGAGGTCCGGCGCGGCGTGCGGGTCGATGTGCGGGTGGTCGAGCCGGCCGCCTACGGCGCGGCCCTGCTCTGGCACACGGGGTCGCCGGCCCACGTGCGGCGGCTCCAGGCGCTGGCAGTTGAACGCGGCTGGCGGCTCGACGAGCGTGGCCTGGACACCGGGCCGTACCCGACAAATCTCAGGGGCGCGTCGGAAGACGCCATCTATGAGGCGCTCGGCCTCCAGCCGATCCCGCCCGAGCTGCGCGAGGACCGGGGCGAGATCGAGCTGGCGCAGCGGCGCAGCCTGCCGCGCCTGATCGAGCTGGCCGACCTGCGTGGCGACCTGCACGTTCACAGCGACTGGTCAGACGGCGGCGCGACCATCGAGGCGATGGCGCTGGCGGCCCGCGCGCTCGGCCACGAGTACATCGCGCTCACCGACCACAGCAAGTCGCTCGGCGTGGCGCGCGGCCTGACCGAGGAGCGGGTGGCCGAGCAGCGTACCGTGCTGGATGCCCTCAACCAGCAGCTCGCACCGTTCCGGATCTTCCACGGGACCGAGATGGACATCAAGCGGGATGGCGCGCTCGACTACGAGGACGCCACCCTCGCCATCTTCGACTACGTGTCGGCCTCGATCCACAGCGCCATGAATCAGGATCGGGACGTCATGACGGCGCGCATTCAGCAGGCGATCCGCAATCCGTGGGTCGTGACGCTGAATCACCCACACGGCCGGCTGGTTGGCTCGCGCGAGCCGTACGCCGTGGACATGGACGCCGTCATCGCGACGGCGGTCGAGCAGGGCACGGCGCTGGAGATCAACAGCCAGCCCGAGCGGATGGACCTGGACGGCGCATCGGCCCACCGCGCGAAGCTGGCCGGCGCGCGCTTCACGATCAGCACGGACGCGCACGCCGTCCGGCAGCTCCAGATGGGCACGTTCGGCATCGGCACGGCGCGGCGCGCGTGGCTCGGCCCGGACGATGTGCTCAACACCATGAGCCGCGACCGGTTCGCCGCCTACCTCGCCGAGCGGCGCGCCCGCGCCCAACGCGTCGGCTAG
- a CDS encoding mandelate racemase/muconate lactonizing enzyme family protein, whose translation MKITDVEVIRLRSPKLSRPLKPAWTPGGSWIQREAVLVRVDTDEGITGWGAVNATDVVGAIEPWIKPRLIGKDPFTLEQHARIFRNAGGAWGVEIALWDIIGKATGQPVYKLWGGHKDRVPGYASCIELASGEQRAEDAAARRAEGWRAMKLRLHDWTIKEDIAQVEGVRKAMGDDFVILVDANQAQQPGTRQPDEGPVWSYQRALQTARELERLGVFWLEEPLDRYDFEGLSKLCAAIDVMHIAGGENNKGLHEYRALVEQNVYDVIQPESMVSETMSSLRKVCALAELHRKLVAPHHGGGGIGLVAHLHLACAVPNSTYFEMLCEPPVMTTTDFQWYLEEPLAIDADGNIVAPSGPGLGVQPDPQRLIGDRVG comes from the coding sequence ATGAAGATCACCGATGTTGAGGTCATTCGCCTCCGCAGCCCGAAGCTCTCCCGCCCGCTCAAGCCTGCCTGGACGCCCGGCGGCTCGTGGATCCAGCGCGAGGCTGTGCTGGTCCGCGTGGACACCGACGAGGGCATCACCGGCTGGGGCGCCGTCAACGCCACGGACGTGGTCGGGGCCATCGAGCCGTGGATCAAGCCGCGGCTGATCGGCAAAGATCCGTTTACGCTGGAGCAGCACGCCCGGATCTTCCGGAACGCTGGCGGCGCGTGGGGCGTCGAAATCGCCCTGTGGGACATCATCGGCAAGGCGACGGGCCAGCCGGTCTACAAGCTCTGGGGCGGCCACAAGGACCGCGTGCCCGGCTACGCGAGCTGCATCGAGCTGGCGTCGGGCGAGCAGCGCGCCGAGGATGCTGCCGCGCGCCGGGCCGAGGGCTGGCGCGCGATGAAGCTGCGGCTCCACGACTGGACGATCAAGGAGGACATCGCCCAGGTCGAGGGCGTGCGCAAGGCGATGGGCGATGACTTCGTCATCCTCGTGGACGCCAACCAGGCCCAGCAGCCCGGCACTCGCCAACCCGACGAGGGGCCAGTCTGGAGCTACCAGCGGGCGCTGCAGACGGCGCGCGAGCTTGAGCGACTGGGGGTGTTCTGGTTGGAGGAGCCGCTCGACCGCTACGACTTCGAGGGGCTGAGCAAACTGTGCGCGGCCATCGACGTGATGCACATTGCCGGCGGCGAGAACAACAAGGGTCTGCACGAGTACCGGGCACTGGTGGAGCAGAACGTCTACGACGTGATTCAGCCCGAGTCGATGGTCTCCGAGACGATGAGCAGTCTCCGCAAGGTCTGCGCGCTGGCCGAGCTGCACCGCAAGCTGGTCGCGCCACACCACGGCGGCGGCGGCATCGGACTGGTGGCGCACCTGCACCTCGCCTGCGCGGTCCCCAACTCGACCTACTTCGAGATGCTCTGCGAGCCGCCAGTGATGACGACCACGGACTTCCAGTGGTACCTCGAAGAGCCGCTGGCCATCGACGCCGACGGGAACATCGTCGCGCCGAGCGGCCCGGGCCTCGGCGTCCAGCCCGATCCGCAAAGGCTGATCGGCGACCGCGTCGGCTGA
- the thiO gene encoding glycine oxidase ThiO: MPDAIVIGGGVIGLLSARELRKRGLDVTLVERDQPGRQASWASAGILNASHPRDASPEAALKRRSEALYPSLVADLKEETDIDPEMTHPGDIIPAFTEEHARELRAAAATEPDAVFLEGAALGEAEPVLGPNVIGGLIRPGGQIDNRRLCRALEVAVRRAGVRLVYGAAVTEILRDGDAVRGVRTLEGDILAPVVVNAAGSWSRQIPGCDPVIPVVPQRGEILALDQSAIGLKRVVTKVPDPYLVPRADGRLVVGATRKYTGYNSSFTAGGVHWLLSEAINMVPALADAPIVEIWTGFRPNSLDSRPSIGAGAVKGLYFATGHGPSGIAPAPASAELLADLVTGQTPKVPTAPFDPLRFVGVEMPDPRTWGVRGGLPI, translated from the coding sequence ATGCCTGACGCGATCGTCATCGGTGGGGGAGTGATCGGGCTGCTCAGCGCGCGCGAGCTGCGGAAGCGCGGCCTTGATGTGACGCTGGTCGAGCGCGATCAGCCGGGCCGGCAGGCCTCGTGGGCCTCGGCGGGCATTCTCAACGCCTCGCACCCGCGGGATGCCAGCCCTGAGGCCGCTCTGAAGCGGCGCAGCGAGGCCCTCTACCCGAGCCTCGTGGCGGACCTCAAGGAGGAGACCGACATCGACCCGGAGATGACGCACCCGGGTGACATCATCCCGGCCTTCACCGAGGAGCATGCCCGTGAGCTGCGGGCTGCCGCCGCCACCGAGCCTGACGCGGTCTTTCTCGAAGGGGCGGCCCTCGGAGAGGCCGAGCCGGTGCTCGGGCCGAACGTCATCGGTGGGCTGATCCGCCCGGGCGGCCAGATCGACAATCGACGACTGTGCCGGGCGCTCGAAGTCGCGGTGCGCCGCGCGGGCGTCAGGCTGGTCTACGGCGCGGCGGTCACCGAGATCCTGCGCGACGGCGACGCAGTACGCGGCGTACGGACCCTCGAAGGGGACATCCTGGCCCCGGTCGTGGTGAACGCGGCGGGAAGCTGGTCGCGCCAGATCCCCGGCTGCGACCCGGTCATCCCGGTCGTGCCGCAGCGAGGCGAGATCCTGGCGCTCGACCAGAGCGCCATCGGCCTGAAGCGGGTGGTGACCAAGGTGCCGGACCCGTACCTCGTACCGCGGGCCGACGGGCGGCTGGTCGTCGGCGCGACGCGCAAGTACACCGGCTACAACAGCTCGTTCACGGCGGGCGGCGTGCACTGGCTGCTCTCCGAGGCCATCAACATGGTCCCGGCCCTGGCCGACGCCCCGATTGTCGAGATCTGGACCGGCTTCCGACCGAACTCGCTGGACAGCCGGCCGAGCATCGGCGCAGGCGCAGTCAAGGGGTTGTATTTCGCGACCGGGCACGGCCCGAGCGGCATCGCCCCGGCCCCGGCCAGCGCCGAGCTGCTGGCCGACCTCGTCACCGGCCAGACCCCGAAAGTACCGACCGCGCCATTCGATCCGCTACGGTTCGTGGGGGTCGAGATGCCCGACCCGAGAACCTGGGGCGTGCGGGGCGGCCTGCCCATCTGA
- a CDS encoding 2-phospho-L-lactate transferase yields MTSSDERRDVVVLAGGVGAARFLEGVVQAVDPSRVTVVVNTGDDTELYGLTVCPDVDTVLYTLSGQVEPSQGWGVRGDTYHALEMFERLGRERWFLLGDRDLAVHIHRTELLRQGRALSEVTADLTARMGLAVRMLPMSDEPVRTQIRTPDGWLAFQEYFVHRRSQDDVLEIRYDGVEAARPAPGLLDTIRQASVILISPSNPLVSVGTILALDGVRDALRETAARIVGVSPIIGGATIKGPADRMMRGLGMEVSAVGVARAYADFLDVLVIDNQDAALAPAVEAEGVRAVVTDTIMRDFDVKRTLAQTCLDAAIS; encoded by the coding sequence GTGACCTCTTCTGATGAGCGGCGGGATGTGGTCGTGCTGGCTGGCGGCGTCGGCGCGGCCCGGTTTCTCGAAGGCGTGGTGCAGGCGGTCGATCCGTCTCGCGTGACGGTCGTCGTCAACACCGGCGACGACACCGAGCTGTACGGGCTGACGGTCTGCCCGGATGTCGATACGGTCCTCTACACCCTGTCGGGACAGGTCGAGCCGTCGCAGGGCTGGGGCGTCCGTGGCGACACCTATCATGCGCTGGAGATGTTCGAGCGGCTTGGGCGCGAGCGCTGGTTCCTGCTCGGGGACCGCGATCTCGCCGTCCACATCCACCGCACCGAGCTGCTTCGCCAGGGCCGCGCCCTGAGCGAGGTCACTGCCGATCTGACCGCGCGGATGGGCCTTGCGGTGCGGATGCTGCCGATGAGCGACGAGCCGGTCCGGACCCAGATCCGCACCCCGGACGGCTGGCTGGCGTTTCAGGAGTACTTCGTTCATCGACGGTCGCAGGACGACGTGCTGGAGATCCGCTACGACGGCGTCGAGGCGGCGCGGCCGGCCCCGGGCCTCCTCGACACGATCCGACAGGCGTCGGTCATCCTGATCAGCCCGAGCAACCCGCTGGTCAGCGTCGGCACGATCCTGGCGCTCGACGGCGTGCGTGACGCCCTCCGTGAGACGGCTGCGCGGATCGTCGGCGTCAGCCCGATCATCGGCGGGGCGACCATCAAGGGGCCGGCTGACCGGATGATGCGCGGCCTGGGCATGGAGGTCTCGGCGGTCGGGGTGGCGCGCGCCTACGCCGACTTCCTGGACGTGCTGGTCATCGACAATCAGGATGCGGCCCTGGCTCCGGCGGTCGAAGCGGAGGGCGTGCGTGCCGTGGTCACCGACACGATCATGCGCGACTTTGACGTGAAGCGCACACTGGCCCAGACCTGCCTCGACGCCGCGATCTCCTGA
- a CDS encoding alkaline phosphatase family protein, with product MSDTTPARPKRLFLMAWDGLRPDLISPELTPNLDRFRATGVEFARNHAIVPTVTRVNTATLATGAPPAVHGLPANNFYGFKVEPEASISIGEGDSTAQLRRAYGVFEAPTISDVVHRNGGRTAIVSSGTRGSSQMLHPRRVEAGDFILHPTLSNADEMKLIEERLGSPMPEAEVPDTPRNRWLAEATAQVVIPELRPDALYFWHDDPDKSQHKYGFGHPLALQSIRDADAHFGIVLDGLEAAGLRDETLVIVASDHGYVQIDAHLGEQDALWLRDPDLADVRTAGNGCSILFHLPEPNQRTVQRLAASLARTPGIGVLFSGVRGVTPAEGTFPLAALGMDGPLMPDLLATLAWNDEVSEHGHQGRSRGYASSNAASHGGGSSWEIRNTLIVQGPGVRVGHRTELPSGIGDIAPTVLTALGLTVPASMRGRMLTEAFVGQASASSADVESWAEAGPGGSLAWTRYAGRSYLGAATPRRT from the coding sequence ATGAGCGACACGACGCCAGCCCGACCGAAGCGCCTCTTCCTGATGGCCTGGGACGGGCTGCGCCCAGACCTGATCTCGCCGGAGCTGACGCCAAACCTCGACCGGTTCCGCGCGACGGGCGTCGAGTTCGCGCGGAACCATGCCATCGTGCCGACCGTCACGCGGGTCAACACGGCCACGCTCGCCACGGGCGCGCCGCCCGCCGTCCACGGTCTGCCGGCCAACAACTTCTACGGCTTCAAGGTCGAGCCGGAGGCCAGCATCTCCATCGGCGAGGGCGACAGCACGGCCCAGTTGCGCCGGGCCTACGGCGTCTTCGAGGCCCCGACCATCTCCGACGTGGTTCACCGCAACGGCGGTCGGACGGCCATCGTCAGCAGCGGCACGCGCGGATCGTCGCAGATGCTCCACCCGCGCCGCGTCGAAGCCGGCGACTTCATCCTGCACCCGACGCTCTCCAACGCCGACGAGATGAAGCTGATCGAAGAACGGCTCGGGTCGCCGATGCCGGAGGCCGAGGTTCCGGACACGCCGCGCAATCGCTGGCTGGCCGAGGCAACGGCGCAGGTGGTGATCCCCGAACTGCGGCCGGACGCGCTCTACTTCTGGCACGACGATCCTGACAAGAGCCAGCACAAGTACGGCTTCGGCCACCCGCTGGCGCTCCAGTCGATCCGCGACGCCGACGCGCACTTCGGGATCGTGCTCGACGGGCTGGAGGCGGCCGGCCTGCGCGACGAGACGCTGGTGATCGTGGCGTCCGACCACGGGTACGTGCAGATCGACGCCCACCTTGGCGAGCAGGATGCGCTGTGGCTGCGCGATCCCGACCTCGCGGACGTGCGGACGGCCGGCAACGGCTGCTCGATCCTCTTCCACCTGCCCGAGCCGAACCAGCGCACGGTGCAGCGCCTGGCCGCGTCGCTGGCCCGAACGCCGGGGATCGGCGTGCTGTTCAGCGGCGTGCGCGGCGTGACACCAGCCGAGGGCACGTTCCCATTGGCGGCGCTCGGGATGGACGGCCCGCTGATGCCGGACCTGCTGGCGACCCTCGCCTGGAACGACGAGGTCAGCGAGCACGGCCACCAGGGACGCTCCCGCGGGTACGCGTCGAGCAACGCGGCCAGCCACGGCGGCGGCAGCTCCTGGGAGATCCGCAACACGCTGATCGTGCAGGGGCCGGGTGTTCGGGTGGGACATCGCACGGAGCTGCCTTCGGGCATTGGCGATATCGCGCCGACCGTCCTGACGGCGCTCGGCCTGACCGTGCCAGCCTCGATGAGGGGCCGTATGCTGACCGAGGCCTTCGTCGGGCAGGCCTCGGCCAGTTCGGCCGACGTCGAGAGCTGGGCGGAGGCCGGGCCGGGCGGCTCGCTGGCCTGGACGCGCTACGCCGGGCGATCCTACCTCGGCGCGGCCACACCGCGCCGAACCTGA